The genomic region AGCGGGTTGATCTTGACGACGCCGCGCGTCAGGTCTTCGTGGGCGACCCGAACGTGCGCGCGCGCCGACGAATCGGAGCGTCGAAGGCCGGTGACCCAGGCCGACTTGCCGGCAAGCGCTCGATTGAGTGGCTCCACTTTGCGGGCCGCACAGCATGCGTTGGTGTCGTTACGCCAGACATCACGGTCCGTGCCGGGCAACGGGTGGATGGTTCGAAGGTTCAGGTTGAAGCGACGACGCAGATCGTCGGCGAACCACTCGGTCTCGGCAAACAGGTAGCCGGTGTCCAGCAACACGATGTCGACATCGGGGATGGCGCCGGCCACGAGGTGCACCAGGGTGGCGTCGCCAAAGCTGGCGGTCACCACCAAACCGCAACCGAAGCGAGCGTCGGCCCAGCGGAGAACCTCGGTTGGGTCGTCTGAAGGAGGGGTGTGAAGCGTCATGAGGACGCCAGTAGATCAAAGTCGACTAATCAGGTCAACTTTGTCGACTACAGTTCTTCCATGTTCGACTACCCCGTGTTTCTCAACCTGGTCGGTGTCGACGTGCTGGTCGTGGGGGGCGGCCCGGTCGGCCTCCGCAAGGTTGCCGGACTCGCCCGGGGCGGCGCCCGGGTTCGTCTCGTGGCACCCGAGGTGGCGTCAACCTTCGACCGTTCGCTGGTCGTCGAGCATCGTCGGCGCCCGTATCGGACCGCCGACCTGGACGGCATGCGCCTGGTGATCACCGCCACCGGAGTCCCCGAGGTGGACAGCCGGGTCAGTGCCGAGGCAACCACAGCGGGCCAGTGGGTCAACGCCGCCGATCGTCCCGAGCATTGCTCGTTCATCCTGCCCGCGGTGGCTCGGGCCTCACCCCTCTCCGTTGCGGTCAGCAGCGACGGCGCCAGCCCTGCGCTGGCGGGTTGGGTGCGCGACCGGGCCAAGGCCGTGCTGAGCGATGAGGTGGTGGAACTTGCCCATGAACTGGCCCAACGCCGGGCCGCCATCCATGCCGCCGGCGGCTCCACCGAGGAGGTCGACTGGGCATCGATCATCGACTCGACCTTGTCGACCCAACCACCCGCATGCCGCCCCTGAACTTGCAGGCACCGGCGAGTCCCGAAGTTGGCAACCCGCCGAAACTTCAGCGCCCGCCCGCTTGGGTAGGGTGCGCACTTCCTAACCCGGGAGGACCATGAAGTTCACAGCTGCGCTCGCGTTCACCGATCCCGATCAATACCTGCCGTTGGCCAAGGCCTGCGAGGACGCCGGCATCTGGGCGGTTGCCTGCTCCGATCACGTGGTGCATCCCCGGGAGATCAACTCGCCGTATCCCTACACCACCGACGGCAGTCCCCGGTTTCCCCCGCAAAGCCCGTTCGTCGACCCGTTCGTGGCCATGGCCGCCATGGGTGCGGTCACCGAGCGGCTGCGGTTCTTCACCAACATCTACGTGCTCCCGCTGCGCCACCCGCTCAGCGTGGCCAAACAATTGGCGTCGATCACGTCGATCATCGGCAACCGGGTGGCGCTGGGCATGGGGGTCGGCTGGATGGAGGAGGAGTTCGAGTTGATGGGCGCCGACTTCCGAACCCGCGGCAAGCGTGCCGACGAGGCGGTCGCCATCATGCGAGGGTTGTGGGACCCCGAACCCGAGTGGTTCTCATTTGAGGGCGAGCACTACCGGCTGCCCGAGATCGAAATGACCCCGCGCATCTCCGAACCGGTGCCCATCTACGTGGGCGGTATCTCCGAGTTCGCCTACAAGCGGGCCGCCCGGTTGGGCGACGGCTGGATCTCCGACCTGATGACCTCCTCCGAGGTGGCCACGTCCATCGAGCGCATCGAACACTGGCGGGCCCATTTCGGCACCCAGGACCAACCGTTTGAGTACGTCGTGTCGGTGTCCGACGTCGTCAACGCCGAAGGATTCGCCCGATTGGAAGATCTCGGCGTCACGTCTGTGCTCACCATGCCGTGGGTGTACACCCGCGGGTTCACCGAGGAACTGGACGAACGCCTGGCGGGCATCACCGACTTCGCCGACCAGGTGATCTCCCAGCAGTAGAAGAAGCGCTCCTGAGCAGTCGAAGAACCAGGTAGGGCGCCGTCAGGTTCTAGCCTCTCGGGTTGTGACTCCAACAAGCGTGAAGCGGTGGATCGCGCTCCTCATCGGAGTCGCCACGATCTCGGCCGGCGTGTTGACCTGGCGAGGCGGCCAAATCGGTTCATCCGCCTCCTTCAACGACCGGCAATCAGTCGGCGAACAGGTCGATCTCGACAACGCCGAAGTGGACGTCACGATCGAGGCAGCCCGCCACGCCCGCCAATACGACCGCTACCTGGCGGAGTATGCAGTGGCCGACGGGCTCGACAACGACGCCGAACAGCTTCGGACAGCGGGCAAGCCCGAGCTGGCGGACCTTGCAGCGCGGCAGGCCGACCAACGGCGGCAGGCAGCGGAGACACGAGCAAACGATGCCGGAGTCTTTGGATCCCTCACCCTGAGCGATCCACACTCCGCCGCCCCAACCACCCCCCGGGTGTTCGACCTTCAGGAGCGCGTGCACGAGCTCCGGGTGCTCGAGACCACCTCGTTGGGGTCCTCCGGCGATCTCCAGCCCCAGAAGTGGGCCGACAAGTCCGATCGGATCCGGGTGCGCATCCGCAATCTCACCTACTGGGTCGGCCTGTTGTTGATCGCCGTCGTGACGCTGACCGCTGCCGAGGTCACCGTCAGCCAACAACTTCGCCGCTCGGGCCTTGTGTTCGGGGTTGTCTGCATCGGGACCGCCTGGATCGGCGCATTGGCCACGGGGTTCGCCACTTGAACGCCGAACCGGAGGACGTGGTCGCTGTCGGCGAAGACGACCAGCTTGAGACACGCGTCGATGTGACCGACGAACTGCCCGAGGAAAGCGACCCCTACAAGCGCCGAGTAGCGGTGGTGTTGGCGGTCCTCGGCGTCCTGGGCGCTTGGATCGGCGTGTTGCACATGGACTCGGCAAACCAGGAGTCATACTTTGCCCGCCAGACCACCCGCACCGCCGTCGGATCGCTGACCGCCAACCTCAACAAAGAGGCACTGGAGGGCCTCTCCACCGACCTCGACGCAGAGGCGGACGCCCTGGAGATGTCGACGAAGTTCGACCCGGGGACACCGGTCGGCGCCAACGAGCCCAAGGAGTCCAAGGAGCCCGACCAGGTGCTGGCCGCGGACGGCGTCCGGGCGGGTATCGATTCCAAACAGCGCGACCGACTGACCAGGGAGTTCACCCTGAACTCCGAGCGAGAGGTGCTGAAACGCAAAGCGCTGGCGGAGACCCGCGTTGCGTACAACATCCGCACCTCGCAGTTCGAAACCGTTCTGACCACCCTGGCGGCCGCGCTGTTCCTGGTCGGTTTCACACTCGTGCTCAATCGACGAACCCGTCCCCCGGTGTTGATCCCCGGACTGCTCCTGGCCGTATACGTCGCCGGGTGGGCCGTCTGGATTCATGCCAAAGACGTTCCGACCACCGCTCCTGAGTCCATCGACGCTGCGGCGGAGGCGGCAACCCATCTCGCCTTCGGCGAGTTTGCTGCCGCGGTCGACGGCTACACCCGCGCCATTGAGGCCGACTCCGACTTCGTCCCAGCCTTCAACGGTCGAGCGCTTGCGTCGTTCCAGATCTCCAATCCTGACTTCGCCTCCACCCTGGCCATCGTCGACACCGCCACCCCCGAGGCCAAACAGGCGGTGTCCGATGCCGAGACCGCAGTGCGCCTCGACCAGGAACAAAACTTCAACGGCCTCATGCTGTCCGGGATCTTCCAGTTTCATGACGGTGATTACGCCACGGCGGCACATCGCATCCGCCAGGCCACGGCGATCAACGGCAACGCACCCGAGGCGTACCTCACGCTGGCAGCCACCGAACTGGCGCTTGGAGACCAGGTGGCAGCCCTCGACGCGCTTGGCACCGGCATCGACATACTCAACCCGGCGACGGACTCGTCCGAGGCCCGCCAGCTGACCGCCGATCTGTTCACCCTGCTCGAGCAGGTGGATGCCGCAGAGCCCGAGCGGTCCGCCGACGTCGCTGAGGTTCGCTCGGTCCTCGCCGCCGAAGAAGCACAGCTGGCATTTGGGCCGTTCGACCCGAAGGCATCGACCGACGCCAAGCTGACACTCGAATCATCTTCCTACATCGGAAACGACCTCTCCTTCGAGATCGCCTACGCGGGGCTTCCGGCAGAGAGCCGCGTGTCGGTGTACGTCTTCGAGCAACCGGCCAAGGGTGCACCGTTCTCGCAGCGAGCCGAACTGGCGCGATTCGAAACCCTGTCGGGCACGGGCACCCTGGTGAGCGAGGCCTCAGTTCAAGCCGCGTGCACCCCGGTTGCGTTTCGATACGACGTGTACGTCGATGGGGCACTGGCCAATTCCTTTGATGCCGCCGGCGCCGAAGGCGGCCAGACCGCGTGCTGAACCTGGCCGAGGCGCTGGCCCGAACTGCCACCGATCCGCCGCCACCGGTGAGCACCGACGACCTGGAGGACGTGGTGCACCTGCTGGAGGGTACAGCTCGCCAGGCAGCGGCCGGCATCCCCGTCGAGGGGCTGCCGTTGCGGGCACCCAAGTCGGTGGTGGCCGACGCCATTCGGTGCGCGCGGTTCGCTGCTGCCCGGCGTGCAGCGGGGTTCGACACCTCCTCGCCTGCTGCCCAACGCAGACGTCGGCGGGGCGTGGTGGCCGACATCCTGGTGGCTCACGTGCTGGCCGGAGGCAGCCTCGACCGACCGGGGAAGGCACGCACCCCGAACAACGAGGTCGCCACCATCGTGACCGACGCGTGGCGGGCCCGTGGCGATGACGACGAGTTGATGACACTCGAAGCATCGACTCAGACAGAACTTGCAGACTTCAACAGCGACTGCGAGGAGATGGCCAATGCGGTGACGGCCGGCTGGGCGGGGCTCGATTGGACCGGGGACCAAGGCCGGTGGTGGCCACGCACTCAGACGACTGCGGCGATCTCGTTGGCAGACGGAGATGTGGTCATCACCATGAGGCCCGATGCCGAACTGGGTGGCCCGGCGGCCGCGCTGCCAACGGTGCTCGTCGAGGTGAAGGCCAACGCCTTGTCACCCGACCACACCTTCGATCTCAATCTGTATGCCCTGGGGATCGCCTTACGAGATGGTCTGGCACCTGCCCTCGTGTTGCATTGGAGCCCCGGCAACGGTTGGGTGCCGTTGCCCCCCACGACCGCCGATGTGTTGGAAAGCGCCGCCCGGCGCCTGGCCCACGCGCTCGACGTGTTGGGCGCTCTGGCCCGGGGAGAAACCCCCGAGGAATCCCCCGGAGTTCACTGCGGGTGGTGCCCCGATGCTGCTGTCTGCCCCTCGGTCGACCCTTCAGCCCAGCGAAGGACCAGCGAACAGCGGTGAACGACACCGAACTGCCCGACACCGAGCATCCACCGGGCCCTCGAACAGTCGCAGCGGTCGACTGGACCTGGCGGACTCGGTTGGCCGACGCGCTCTCGCCGATCGGGGCCCGGCTGGGCGACGGCGGTCCACCTCGAGTGGACGTCGACGTCTTCGGCCTGACCAATTACCGCAGATGCCCTGGGTTCGAGTCCGAGCCGTTTGTGTGGAATGCCCGCCTTGCGCGACGGTCGCTTGGTCTCACCGCGCTGACGGAATTGCCCCATGTTGAGTATCGCTGCGACCGGGCGCTCGATCGCGCTGAGGCCGCCCAGACGG from Candidatus Microthrix parvicella Bio17-1 harbors:
- a CDS encoding phosphoadenylyl-sulfate reductase, giving the protein MTLHTPPSDDPTEVLRWADARFGCGLVVTASFGDATLVHLVAGAIPDVDIVLLDTGYLFAETEWFADDLRRRFNLNLRTIHPLPGTDRDVWRNDTNACCAARKVEPLNRALAGKSAWVTGLRRSDSSARAHVRVAHEDLTRGVVKINPLAAWNDDHVQSYQARHNLPAHPLADRGYPSIGCWPCTAPVADGADDRSGRWAGQGKTECGLHLEVPGTQPALTSGGRT
- a CDS encoding precorrin-2 dehydrogenase/sirohydrochlorin ferrochelatase family protein is translated as MFDYPVFLNLVGVDVLVVGGGPVGLRKVAGLARGGARVRLVAPEVASTFDRSLVVEHRRRPYRTADLDGMRLVITATGVPEVDSRVSAEATTAGQWVNAADRPEHCSFILPAVARASPLSVAVSSDGASPALAGWVRDRAKAVLSDEVVELAHELAQRRAAIHAAGGSTEEVDWASIIDSTLSTQPPACRP
- a CDS encoding TIGR03619 family F420-dependent LLM class oxidoreductase, with product MKFTAALAFTDPDQYLPLAKACEDAGIWAVACSDHVVHPREINSPYPYTTDGSPRFPPQSPFVDPFVAMAAMGAVTERLRFFTNIYVLPLRHPLSVAKQLASITSIIGNRVALGMGVGWMEEEFELMGADFRTRGKRADEAVAIMRGLWDPEPEWFSFEGEHYRLPEIEMTPRISEPVPIYVGGISEFAYKRAARLGDGWISDLMTSSEVATSIERIEHWRAHFGTQDQPFEYVVSVSDVVNAEGFARLEDLGVTSVLTMPWVYTRGFTEELDERLAGITDFADQVISQQ